In Raphanus sativus cultivar WK10039 chromosome 5, ASM80110v3, whole genome shotgun sequence, the following proteins share a genomic window:
- the LOC108858853 gene encoding uncharacterized protein LOC108858853, with protein sequence MGGLGFKDIQTFNVALLAKLPWRMLTNPDCLLSRVMLGKYCHKASLLNVQLVKGASHGWTSILAGRDLLKAHLGRAVGDGTEIKVWHESWISTSTSVLPHGPLKEGDRDMFVSDLITRGSCDWNKELINKILPEFIEEILKLKPSKMELKILTFAAVATQDLDNNNTTTLSTFNWYKSVWSVPTAPKIQLFIWKAINGALPTGENLQKRGMMQNTLCVHCGLTETTEHLLLHCSFAKQVWKQMPLASPMDPDDFPSVASAAAAATSWLCLPPSGISGDIFSWVVWHLWVTRNQLVFEARPASADSTALKALMSARECIQAHEPPIKFLKNTQIRGRPDSIPTGTVACNTDASWRKEASDAGLAWIFDSSTALTASNGCKFQSGVASTLMAEGLAVREALCHALHVGISKIWLRSDCLSLINAISLVTKPMDLYGVLSDIERLYVSFDFCYFSFVAREENGPADSLSKVYLYHSVTSWV encoded by the exons ATGGGAGGACTTGGTTTCAAAGACATACAAACTTTCAATGTAGCACTGCTGGCAAAGCTCCCGTGGCGTATGCTCACCAATCCAGACTGTCTGCTGTCCCGTGTTATGCTTGGCAAGTACTGCCACAAAGCTTCTCTACTTAACGTTCAACTTGTTAAGGGCGCTTCCCACGGATGGACAAGCATTTTAGCAGGCAGAGATCTTCTAAAAGCTCATCTCGGAAGAGCTGTGGGTGATGGAACTGAAATCAAAGTCTGGCATGAATCATGGATTTCTACCTCAACAAGTGTACTTCCACACGGACCTCTCAAAGAAGGAGACAGGGACATGTTCGTCTCAGACCTAATAACTAGGGGATCCTGCGATTGGAACAAGGAACTCATCAACAAGATCCTACCAGAGTTCATAGaggaaattttgaaattaaaaccAAGCAAAATGGAGCTCAAGATTCTTACATTTG CTGCAGTAGCAACGCAGGATCTGGACAACAACAACACGACCACTCTCAGCACTTTCAACTGGTATAAATCAGTATGGTCTGTTCCGACTGCTCCAAAGATCCAGCTCTTCATTTGGAAAGCCATAAACGGAGCCCTGCCCACGGGAGAAAATCTTCAAAAGCGAGGAATGATGCAGAATACTCTCTGCGTCCATTGTGGCCTCACGGAAACTACAGAACATCTCCTTCTCCACTGCTCCTTTGCGAAACAGGTCTGGAAGCAAATGCCGCTTGCATCTCCTATGGATCCAGATGATTTCCCATCCGTCGCATCAGCTGCCGCGGCGGCAACTTCGTGGCTCTGCCTACCACCTTCTGGGATCTCAGGTGATATCTTCTCCTGGGTGGTATGGCATCTCTGGGTCACTAGAAACCAACTGGTGTTTGAAGCTCGCCCTGCATCGGCGGATTCAACGGCTCTAAAAGCTCTGATGAGTGCTAGGGAATGTATACAAGCGCATGAACCGCctattaaatttttgaagaaCACTCAGATCCGGGGGAGACCTGACTCGATTCCAACCGGGACAGTTGCATGCAACACCGATGCATCCTGGAGAAAGGAAGCCTCTGATGCAGGTCTCGCTTGGATCTTCGACTCTTCTACAGCGCTCACCGCCTCGAATGGATGCAAGTTTCAATCCGGAGTTGCATCAACTCTTATGGCTGAAGGATTGGCGGTAAGGGAAGCTCTCTGCCACGCTCTCCACGTCGGTATCTCAAAAATCTGGCTTCGATCAGATTGTTTGTCGCTGATCAACGCGATAAGTTTGGTTACAAAGCCGATGGATCTCTACGGAGTCCTCTCGGACATCGAACGCCTCtatgtttcttttgatttctgctatttttcttttgttgctaGAGAAGAAAATGGGCCAGCGGACAGTTTGTCCAAAGTCTACTTGTATCACTCTGTTACTTCTTGGGTTTGA